A portion of the Sulfuriferula sp. AH1 genome contains these proteins:
- a CDS encoding LysR family transcriptional regulator, which translates to MLVENITDLLIFVAVVKAGSLSAAGRELGFSSAVVSKRLQRLEEQLGVRLLNRSTRQLCTTEEGRHYHDYCVRVLAELDEAETLITSGHSQPKGTF; encoded by the coding sequence ATGCTGGTTGAAAATATTACTGATCTGCTTATTTTTGTTGCCGTGGTGAAAGCCGGGAGCTTGTCCGCTGCGGGGCGAGAGCTTGGATTTTCCAGCGCCGTGGTAAGCAAGCGATTACAACGCCTTGAAGAACAGCTGGGCGTTCGGCTGCTTAACCGCTCTACCAGACAACTGTGCACTACGGAAGAAGGGCGGCATTATCACGATTATTGTGTACGTGTGCTGGCCGAGCTGGATGAGGCGGAAACCCTGATAACGAGTGGGCATAGCCAACCTAAAGGTACTTTCTAA
- a CDS encoding 2Fe-2S iron-sulfur cluster-binding protein, with translation MPMLTIQPSGKIVEVEAGKSLLAAILAAGESIAHKCEGKAECGSCHIYVKEGRKTLSKTQRLENEKLDSIVGVSSSSRLACQALLGTENVTVELLSFV, from the coding sequence ATGCCCATGTTAACCATACAACCCAGCGGAAAAATCGTAGAAGTCGAAGCCGGTAAAAGCCTGCTTGCCGCTATTCTTGCAGCCGGCGAATCGATAGCACATAAATGTGAAGGCAAAGCCGAATGCGGTTCATGCCACATCTATGTCAAGGAAGGCCGTAAAACCTTGTCCAAAACCCAGCGTCTGGAAAACGAAAAACTCGACAGCATCGTCGGCGTCAGTTCCAGTTCGCGCCTGGCTTGTCAGGCATTACTTGGCACTGAAAACGTGACGGTGGAATTGCTCAGTTTCGTTTAA
- a CDS encoding SIR2 family protein: protein MTIQTTLPPQLTDGLVGGRVIPYFGPGVLDLIPGGAPVPSAPEALAAILTSKVTVPHKIRNRLTAAAQFIENFKHRKTLTTYMGEAFAPKMTPSPLHTYIASLTNLPLWVDAWYDDASQNALAGRSDWGQVQGLSQSEHFGTWTGYYDALGVPTIEDNAAAWNTMLYKPIGGARPAANFLVSDTDYVEVLTEIDIQTPIPPKVQETRTGRHFLFLGCRFNDQLQRTFARQVMKRSSDHHWAVLPGELTRNELRFLEEQNIQHIDMPLQQFVALLTGEKLEVHS, encoded by the coding sequence ATGACCATACAAACGACACTCCCCCCGCAATTGACCGACGGCCTGGTCGGCGGTCGCGTTATCCCTTATTTCGGGCCCGGCGTACTCGATCTGATTCCCGGCGGTGCACCGGTGCCATCCGCCCCCGAGGCACTGGCAGCGATACTGACATCCAAAGTCACCGTACCCCACAAGATCCGCAACCGGCTGACGGCAGCGGCGCAATTCATCGAGAACTTCAAGCACCGCAAAACCCTTACCACTTACATGGGTGAGGCGTTTGCGCCCAAGATGACGCCGTCGCCGCTGCATACCTACATTGCCTCGTTGACCAATCTGCCGCTGTGGGTTGATGCCTGGTACGACGACGCATCGCAAAATGCGCTGGCCGGGCGTAGCGACTGGGGGCAGGTACAAGGCTTGTCGCAGTCGGAACATTTCGGCACCTGGACCGGATATTACGATGCATTAGGCGTGCCGACTATCGAAGACAATGCCGCCGCCTGGAACACCATGCTCTACAAACCGATAGGCGGCGCACGTCCGGCGGCCAATTTCCTGGTGTCCGATACCGATTACGTCGAAGTGCTTACCGAGATCGACATCCAGACGCCGATTCCGCCCAAGGTGCAGGAAACCCGCACCGGCCGGCATTTTCTGTTCCTCGGCTGCCGTTTCAACGACCAGCTGCAGCGCACTTTCGCCCGTCAGGTGATGAAGCGTTCGTCGGATCACCACTGGGCAGTATTGCCGGGCGAACTGACCCGTAACGAACTGCGCTTTCTCGAAGAGCAAAATATTCAGCACATAGATATGCCGCTGCAGCAATTCGTCGCGTTGTTAACCGGCGAAAAGCTGGAAGTGCATTCGTAA
- a CDS encoding DegT/DnrJ/EryC1/StrS aminotransferase family protein — translation MEDDWIPLTDPDISTHELAAVANVLKSSRLSAGPVVEKFEDAFAESLGRSYAVAVSSGTIGLMVSLRAMGIGPGDEVIASAYSWHQIVHAIVLVGASPVFADIDYWSGTLSVEKAAAKITPQTRAIVAGNTNGHPAAWEPFRALADVHGIKLIEDSTEAIGSQYKGQLVGTFGDVAIFDFSQPSALCCGEGAMIVTDDHDLASELRYHRSRGLDERFSIAIASRVPFQASISDMTAALGLAQLDRLDEILARRKRVESFYEEHILAFEGIKPSYVAPEVDEVHWMSFVVHLGTRFTRSGRNQIVDDLATEQVEVLAYCNPLHLQYFYSMLGHRKGDLFVTEKVADRSLALPFHAHLDSDTVHFIVTTTKDSSINVGAGAAIY, via the coding sequence ATGGAAGACGACTGGATTCCGTTAACCGACCCCGATATCAGCACGCATGAACTGGCTGCTGTCGCCAATGTGCTGAAATCCTCGCGCCTGTCTGCGGGGCCGGTGGTGGAAAAATTTGAAGATGCCTTTGCCGAAAGCCTGGGGCGCAGTTATGCCGTTGCGGTATCCAGCGGCACCATAGGCTTGATGGTCAGCCTGCGAGCAATGGGCATTGGCCCTGGCGACGAAGTGATAGCCAGCGCTTACTCCTGGCATCAGATTGTGCATGCCATCGTGCTGGTCGGGGCCTCGCCGGTATTTGCCGATATCGACTACTGGTCGGGTACGTTGTCGGTAGAGAAGGCCGCAGCCAAAATCACGCCGCAAACTCGCGCTATCGTGGCCGGCAATACCAACGGTCACCCGGCAGCATGGGAGCCGTTTCGCGCACTGGCCGATGTGCACGGTATCAAGCTGATCGAAGATTCTACCGAGGCCATCGGTTCGCAATATAAAGGTCAGCTGGTCGGCACTTTCGGCGATGTGGCGATATTCGATTTTTCCCAGCCCTCGGCGCTGTGTTGCGGCGAGGGCGCGATGATCGTGACTGACGATCACGACCTCGCCAGTGAGTTACGCTACCACCGCAGCCGCGGTCTGGACGAACGCTTCTCCATCGCCATTGCCAGTCGGGTGCCGTTTCAGGCCTCCATCAGTGATATGACAGCGGCGCTCGGTCTGGCGCAACTCGACCGGCTGGATGAAATCCTGGCACGGCGCAAGCGGGTCGAAAGCTTTTACGAGGAACACATCCTTGCGTTTGAAGGCATCAAGCCGTCCTATGTCGCACCCGAAGTGGATGAAGTGCATTGGATGAGCTTTGTCGTTCACCTTGGCACCCGCTTCACGCGCAGCGGGCGCAACCAGATAGTCGACGATCTCGCTACTGAGCAGGTCGAAGTGCTGGCTTACTGCAACCCGCTGCATTTGCAGTATTTTTACAGCATGCTGGGACACAGGAAAGGCGATCTGTTCGTCACCGAAAAAGTAGCAGACCGTTCGCTGGCGCTGCCGTTCCATGCCCATCTGGACAGCGACACGGTGCATTTTATCGTCACTACCACCAAGGACTCATCAATCAACGTTGGTGCCGGAGCGGCGATTTACTGA
- a CDS encoding DUF6129 family protein gives MTDMAISLEQVENLTGMLVALPSGENPVPAVRAGFPELSVSRCSADDMRDEAPFRCVGDYDVFLVDTSSHCWRIIDEPAVATGVILAARS, from the coding sequence ATGACTGACATGGCTATCTCGCTCGAACAAGTTGAAAACCTGACCGGCATGCTGGTGGCATTGCCGAGCGGGGAAAACCCCGTGCCGGCAGTGCGCGCCGGTTTTCCGGAGCTGTCGGTATCGCGCTGTTCGGCTGACGACATGCGCGATGAAGCTCCGTTCCGCTGCGTCGGTGATTACGACGTATTCCTGGTCGATACCAGCAGCCATTGCTGGCGCATTATCGACGAACCTGCTGTCGCGACCGGCGTGATACTCGCCGCGCGCAGCTAA
- the nifT gene encoding putative nitrogen fixation protein NifT has product MKIMIRKNAAGELSAYVPKKDLEEPISIMEKPDMWGGMITLANGWQLELPEMAADTRLPITVDARKVND; this is encoded by the coding sequence ATGAAAATCATGATCCGCAAGAATGCAGCAGGCGAGTTATCCGCCTACGTCCCCAAGAAGGATCTGGAAGAGCCGATTTCCATAATGGAAAAACCGGATATGTGGGGTGGCATGATTACGCTGGCGAATGGCTGGCAACTGGAGCTGCCGGAAATGGCGGCGGATACCCGATTGCCGATTACTGTTGATGCACGCAAAGTGAATGACTGA
- a CDS encoding cysteine desulfurase family protein, which yields MSSAAPIYVDSNATTALAPEVLAAMTACLAECYGNPSSLHRVGALAKQMVMDARSKVAALLGASPAEIVFTSSATESNHLAILGALGRDASRRHVVTTAVEHPATRLLLARLAGQGVAVTELPVDSDGLPNLAALQAAITPHTALVSMMWANNETGAVLPVAEAAAMTAAHGVLFHTDAVQAVGRMPVDMRYVPADLLSLSGHKLHAAKGIGVLFMRKGCKLPPLLWGHQERGRRGGTENVAAIAGLGVAAELALAHMASDSAYVAALRNRLEQGLLQQLPFASVNGSGAQRLANTSNIGFGEIDAEITLDRLDKAGICASSGSACTAGGTEPSHVLLAMGQSRAKALAAVRFSLSRYNTVLEVDRILKVLPDIVRPLAGMVA from the coding sequence ATGAGCAGCGCCGCCCCGATCTATGTTGATAGCAACGCGACCACAGCGCTCGCGCCGGAGGTGCTGGCGGCGATGACAGCGTGCCTGGCCGAGTGTTACGGCAACCCGTCCAGCCTGCATCGTGTCGGGGCGCTGGCAAAGCAGATGGTGATGGACGCGCGCAGCAAGGTGGCTGCGCTGCTCGGCGCATCACCGGCAGAAATTGTGTTTACCAGCAGTGCTACCGAAAGTAATCATCTGGCGATACTCGGCGCGTTGGGCCGGGATGCGTCGCGGCGCCATGTGGTGACGACGGCGGTTGAGCATCCTGCCACGCGCTTGTTGCTGGCAAGGCTGGCGGGGCAGGGGGTGGCAGTAACCGAGCTCCCGGTTGACAGTGATGGCCTGCCTAATCTGGCCGCACTGCAGGCAGCGATCACACCACACACCGCACTGGTCAGCATGATGTGGGCGAATAACGAAACCGGCGCAGTGTTACCGGTGGCCGAGGCGGCGGCGATGACTGCCGCTCATGGTGTACTTTTTCACACCGATGCAGTGCAGGCGGTCGGCCGCATGCCTGTGGATATGCGCTACGTGCCGGCGGATTTGCTGTCATTGTCGGGTCACAAATTGCATGCAGCCAAGGGCATCGGTGTGCTTTTTATGCGTAAGGGCTGCAAGTTGCCGCCGCTGTTATGGGGGCATCAGGAACGCGGCCGGCGCGGCGGCACCGAGAATGTCGCAGCGATTGCCGGGTTGGGCGTGGCTGCCGAACTCGCGCTGGCACACATGGCGTCCGATAGCGCTTATGTGGCTGCATTGCGCAACCGGCTGGAACAGGGGCTGTTGCAGCAACTGCCCTTTGCCAGCGTCAACGGCAGCGGCGCGCAGCGTCTGGCGAATACCAGCAATATCGGTTTCGGCGAAATCGATGCCGAGATCACGCTGGACCGGCTCGACAAGGCGGGCATCTGCGCCTCCAGCGGCTCGGCGTGTACTGCGGGCGGCACCGAGCCATCACATGTTTTATTGGCGATGGGGCAATCGCGGGCCAAAGCACTGGCTGCGGTGCGGTTTTCGCTGAGCCGTTACAACACCGTGCTTGAGGTAGACCGCATCCTCAAGGTTTTGCCGGACATCGTGCGACCGCTGGCCGGAATGGTCGCGTAA
- a CDS encoding DUF3024 domain-containing protein has product MSNRQVARHTKTKKVSRANYHVSDAANPHPNEFDLRRITRMLALRVRYRYVEPEVQAVAGGYRIVSPCCSRNIDVSGGTIDIARLEYAHPEGLWRLYHKDHGQDVWKMYALSPLLHMLISQLNEDPLRVFWQ; this is encoded by the coding sequence ATGAGTAACCGACAGGTGGCAAGGCATACGAAGACAAAAAAGGTATCCAGGGCAAATTATCACGTGTCTGATGCGGCCAACCCGCATCCCAACGAATTCGATCTGCGCCGCATAACCCGCATGCTAGCGTTACGTGTGCGCTACCGTTATGTCGAACCGGAAGTGCAGGCGGTTGCCGGCGGTTACCGGATAGTCAGTCCGTGCTGTTCGCGCAACATCGATGTTAGTGGCGGCACGATAGACATCGCCCGGCTGGAATATGCCCATCCGGAAGGGCTGTGGCGGCTGTATCACAAGGATCACGGGCAGGACGTCTGGAAAATGTACGCGCTATCGCCGCTGCTGCACATGCTGATTTCGCAACTGAACGAGGACCCGTTACGGGTGTTCTGGCAATGA
- a CDS encoding nitrogen fixation protein NifZ — protein MIEPRAAKFQWGQRVVAGIDLVNDGSYPEREANALLVAQGSIGEVVQIGHHVDSDTPIYLVEFGEDARSGCVVGCMEEEILPA, from the coding sequence ATGATAGAGCCCAGAGCAGCCAAATTTCAGTGGGGTCAGCGCGTAGTCGCCGGGATTGATCTGGTTAATGACGGTTCTTATCCGGAACGCGAAGCCAATGCGTTGCTCGTTGCCCAGGGCAGCATAGGGGAGGTGGTGCAAATCGGCCATCACGTTGATTCCGATACCCCCATCTATCTGGTGGAATTTGGAGAAGATGCGCGGAGCGGTTGCGTGGTCGGCTGCATGGAAGAAGAAATTCTGCCCGCCTGA
- a CDS encoding nitrogen fixation protein NifZ has protein sequence MKISRDDSIVELSGPPDFNYGQKVRSLKTVRNDGTFQGREIGDILVNKGDIGYVTSIGTFLQQFYIYAVEFVEHGYRVGMRGKELAAMEEMKPHDQEVQV, from the coding sequence ATGAAAATCAGTCGTGATGACAGCATAGTCGAATTAAGCGGGCCGCCCGATTTCAATTACGGGCAGAAAGTCAGAAGTCTGAAAACCGTGCGCAATGACGGCACTTTTCAAGGCAGAGAAATCGGCGACATACTCGTCAACAAGGGCGATATCGGTTATGTCACCAGCATAGGCACTTTCTTGCAGCAGTTCTATATCTATGCGGTTGAGTTTGTCGAACATGGCTACCGTGTCGGCATGCGCGGCAAGGAACTGGCGGCTATGGAGGAAATGAAGCCACATGATCAGGAAGTCCAGGTTTAA
- a CDS encoding 4Fe4S-binding leucine-rich repeat protein, with translation MMMTNDVVEAFEALDWQAQPIDCASCPHFVMSTIGKCEAQHACVFDRYALRIDRFFRWNADLAKEYLKHPYFEVRAIAAKYVEVFYLPQLVADEDETVRWSAAQRLTLTQLRLLCQDPDREVRIRVATRLPENELKSMIHDADYYVRTIVARRIPIGLLPLMIHDADREVRAEVAKRIALSGLRQMASDPEVQVRLVVVRRLPAAQLSMFLRDADWRVRYEVAQRIDERQLQALLMDEDEAVREIAQARQRIAVPISAKKLIQCGAPL, from the coding sequence ATGATGATGACGAATGACGTTGTTGAAGCTTTCGAAGCGCTCGACTGGCAGGCACAGCCGATAGATTGTGCAAGTTGCCCGCATTTTGTCATGAGCACGATTGGGAAATGCGAAGCGCAACATGCCTGCGTGTTTGATCGCTATGCGCTGCGCATAGACCGTTTCTTCCGCTGGAATGCGGACTTGGCCAAGGAATATCTCAAGCACCCGTATTTTGAAGTACGCGCCATTGCGGCGAAATACGTTGAAGTGTTTTATCTGCCGCAGCTGGTGGCTGATGAGGACGAGACAGTGCGCTGGAGTGCCGCACAACGCCTGACGCTAACGCAGTTAAGGTTGTTGTGTCAGGATCCGGATAGGGAAGTGCGTATCCGGGTTGCGACCCGACTGCCTGAAAATGAATTGAAAAGCATGATTCATGATGCTGATTATTATGTGCGGACTATCGTGGCGCGACGCATACCCATAGGTTTGCTGCCGTTGATGATCCATGATGCCGATCGTGAGGTGCGGGCGGAAGTCGCCAAGCGTATTGCACTGAGTGGTTTGCGACAGATGGCGTCAGACCCCGAAGTGCAGGTGCGGCTGGTGGTGGTGCGGCGCTTGCCGGCAGCACAATTAAGCATGTTTCTGCGTGATGCAGACTGGCGCGTGCGTTACGAAGTGGCGCAGCGTATCGATGAGCGACAGCTCCAGGCGTTGCTGATGGATGAGGATGAGGCAGTGCGCGAAATCGCGCAGGCTCGTCAGCGTATAGCCGTGCCGATATCGGCCAAGAAATTAATTCAATGTGGAGCGCCGCTATGA
- a CDS encoding iron-sulfur cluster assembly accessory protein: protein MNITITPKAEKFMRRIVRFGGGPADSGFRLTVTAGGCSGLASEFSAEAAPKDGDATLDWNGLKVFLSAESRLLLDGVTIDFVDTTLESGLSFINPNAASCGCSSAESAKPAQTTVSIADIKRT, encoded by the coding sequence ATGAATATCACTATCACCCCCAAGGCCGAAAAATTCATGCGCCGTATCGTTCGCTTCGGCGGCGGCCCGGCCGATTCAGGTTTCCGGCTTACGGTTACGGCCGGTGGCTGTTCCGGTCTGGCTTCCGAGTTTTCGGCAGAAGCTGCGCCCAAGGATGGCGATGCGACGCTGGACTGGAACGGTCTCAAGGTGTTCTTGTCGGCGGAAAGCCGTTTATTGCTGGATGGCGTCACCATCGATTTTGTCGATACCACGCTGGAATCCGGGTTGAGTTTCATCAACCCGAATGCCGCATCCTGCGGTTGCAGCTCGGCTGAATCCGCCAAGCCCGCCCAGACTACTGTCAGCATCGCTGACATCAAGCGCACCTGA
- a CDS encoding 4Fe-4S binding protein, with the protein MAYKIVASQCTGCSACEPECPNVAIREKNGVFIIDPKKCTECLGHFDEPQCVAVCPVDLTCVIDNAFPRYVAPA; encoded by the coding sequence ATGGCTTACAAAATCGTAGCTTCCCAGTGCACCGGTTGTTCCGCGTGCGAACCCGAGTGCCCTAACGTCGCTATCCGCGAAAAGAACGGCGTGTTCATTATCGATCCGAAAAAATGCACTGAATGTCTCGGTCATTTTGATGAACCGCAGTGTGTAGCGGTGTGTCCGGTCGATCTGACTTGCGTTATCGACAACGCCTTTCCACGTTACGTAGCGCCTGCCTGA
- a CDS encoding NifB/NifX family molybdenum-iron cluster-binding protein, protein MGSAGSKFVGHRRVDLYCQGGFGEEETLPSVVRAINDCHAVFVAKIGGCPRDELKAAGIDPVDRFAHEFIEESAITYFKEYLAKVRSHEIMHEVRGDADIRQGAYISAA, encoded by the coding sequence GTGGGTTCGGCCGGTTCCAAGTTTGTCGGTCACCGTCGCGTCGATCTGTATTGCCAGGGTGGCTTCGGCGAGGAAGAAACCTTGCCATCGGTGGTACGCGCGATCAATGACTGTCACGCGGTGTTTGTCGCCAAGATCGGCGGCTGCCCGCGCGACGAGTTGAAGGCGGCAGGTATCGACCCGGTCGATCGTTTCGCGCACGAGTTTATCGAGGAGTCGGCGATCACCTACTTCAAGGAATACCTGGCCAAGGTGCGCAGTCACGAGATTATGCATGAAGTGCGCGGCGATGCGGACATCCGTCAGGGCGCCTATATCTCTGCCGCCTAG
- a CDS encoding phage holin family protein, with product MLNNLTPFFLHWGIMALSLWVASYVFSDIKFANASSLIISALLLGFANAIIKPLLIILTLPLTLVTFGLFLLVINALMILLVSSLVRGFSVSGFWTALFASIFISIISFLIGLFLIGGAPPLQLSHDGVWI from the coding sequence ATGCTAAATAATCTGACGCCATTTTTCCTGCACTGGGGCATTATGGCGCTGTCGCTGTGGGTGGCCAGCTATGTATTCAGCGACATCAAATTCGCAAATGCCTCCTCGCTCATCATCTCCGCATTGCTGCTCGGTTTTGCGAATGCCATTATCAAGCCGTTGCTGATTATTCTGACGCTGCCGTTGACTCTGGTCACGTTCGGATTATTCCTGCTGGTGATCAATGCGCTGATGATTTTGCTGGTGTCGTCACTGGTGCGCGGTTTCAGCGTGTCCGGGTTCTGGACGGCGTTATTCGCCAGTATTTTTATCTCCATAATCAGTTTCCTGATTGGTTTATTCCTGATTGGCGGCGCGCCGCCGTTACAATTGTCGCATGACGGTGTGTGGATCTGA
- a CDS encoding ATP-binding protein, with protein MLETEATSIYPRYIQSRVTAALADTPVVLLSGPRQAGKTTLVRQLAGSERRYLTLDDELTRLAAQEDPVGVIRSLDSAVIDEVQRAPNLLLAIKKAVDEDRRAGRFLLTGSANLMALPSIADSLAGRMETLVLLPLAQCEITANPESSRTWLDTLFADGILAATQPAVGEALVDKVIRGGYPEALSRKDNRRRRTWAKQYIDSLIQRDIKDIASIDKLDQVPRLMRALAHTAGRLCNYSQLGGQVGIDHKTASKYIAIFEQMYLMQRLQPWSRNRLSRLVKTPKLQFNDSGLLSVLLDFSDPMRQRNLFGQLLESYVYAELRKQITWSEGEYGLFYYRDKDHYEVDFVVENASGGIIGIEVKAAASVSLSDLAGLKRLASVAPQNFKAGIILYDGTETLPLGRANDRPLWAMPIATLASSRKM; from the coding sequence ATGCTTGAAACTGAAGCAACATCAATCTATCCCAGATACATCCAGTCACGCGTGACGGCTGCGCTGGCTGACACGCCAGTCGTGTTGTTGAGCGGCCCGCGCCAGGCGGGTAAAACCACCTTGGTGCGGCAGTTGGCTGGGAGTGAGCGGCGTTACCTCACGCTTGACGATGAGCTCACACGACTTGCAGCGCAGGAAGATCCGGTTGGGGTGATTCGCAGTCTTGATAGTGCCGTAATAGACGAAGTACAGCGCGCACCCAACTTGCTCTTGGCAATAAAAAAAGCGGTCGACGAAGATCGCCGTGCGGGTCGATTCTTGCTCACCGGCTCGGCTAATCTAATGGCTTTGCCCAGTATTGCCGACTCGCTCGCAGGGCGAATGGAAACCTTGGTGTTGCTGCCTCTCGCGCAGTGCGAGATCACCGCCAATCCTGAATCTTCACGCACATGGCTAGACACTTTATTTGCCGATGGCATATTGGCGGCAACACAGCCTGCGGTGGGCGAGGCGCTGGTAGATAAAGTGATTCGAGGCGGCTATCCCGAAGCGTTATCGCGTAAGGATAATCGTCGCCGCAGAACCTGGGCAAAACAATACATCGACTCGCTAATCCAGCGCGACATCAAAGACATCGCCAGCATCGACAAACTCGATCAGGTGCCCCGTCTGATGCGCGCCTTGGCGCACACTGCAGGGCGGCTTTGCAACTATAGCCAGCTGGGCGGACAAGTCGGCATCGACCATAAGACTGCCAGCAAATACATTGCCATCTTCGAGCAAATGTATTTGATGCAGCGGCTGCAGCCGTGGTCGAGGAACCGGCTATCGCGTTTGGTTAAAACCCCCAAGCTGCAATTTAATGATTCTGGCCTGTTGAGCGTGTTGTTGGATTTTTCCGATCCGATGCGCCAACGCAATCTGTTTGGTCAATTGCTGGAAAGCTACGTGTACGCCGAGCTACGCAAACAAATCACCTGGTCAGAAGGTGAATATGGACTTTTCTACTACCGCGACAAAGACCATTACGAAGTCGATTTCGTCGTGGAGAATGCCTCGGGGGGAATTATCGGCATCGAAGTTAAAGCCGCCGCCAGTGTCTCCTTGAGCGACCTCGCCGGATTAAAGCGGCTGGCCAGCGTTGCGCCCCAGAATTTCAAAGCAGGCATCATCCTTTATGATGGAACCGAAACGCTGCCCCTCGGCCGAGCCAATGACCGTCCGTTGTGGGCGATGCCCATTGCCACCCTCGCTAGCAGTCGGAAAATGTAA
- a CDS encoding transposase, translating to MIWTSLRIANGKALAAFIGVSPRQRQSGSSVKGRTMISRTGHADLRKALYMPGMVALRHTHGATGVWGKNGSQRLGAEGGHWGSHA from the coding sequence ATGATATGGACGAGTTTACGCATTGCCAACGGCAAGGCACTGGCAGCCTTCATCGGCGTATCGCCACGTCAGCGGCAATCCGGTAGTTCAGTCAAGGGTCGCACCATGATTTCCAGAACCGGCCATGCGGACTTGAGGAAAGCCTTGTATATGCCAGGCATGGTGGCGTTACGTCACACACACGGTGCTACAGGCGTTTGGGGAAAGAATGGAAGCCAACGGCTTGGTGCCGAAGGCGGTCATTGGGGCAGCCATGCGTAA